The window CCTGCTGTTCGACCACGGTTGCAAGCTGTTTCTGGAGGCCCTCCGGCAACGCGGCGCCCTGCCCCAGCTGCCGCATGCCGCCCTGCAGCATTTCCTGTTGCGCGGCGACGGCGCGCTCGTGGATCTCGGCCATGCCGTGCAAGCGCGCCAAGCTCATCGCGATCGCCGCTGTCATCAACACGAGCACGATCCCGAAGCCCCACCCGACACGGGTCGCGATCTTCATATTCCGCATGATTGCTCCTCGAGGGCCGCCGATGCGGGGCCTGGTCCTGAGGCTTATCGGCAGGCCCGCGCAGGAACTTGAGAGCATCGACCTCGGGGTAAACCCCTGGGGGACCGCAACAGCGGTTCGCCGACCGGCGGCGGCTATCCGTCGATCGGCACGCCGCCGCCGAAGCGCACGACCCACTGGTCCCACAGCTCCTGGTTCACTGCGGCGAAGGGGCGCTGCCAGACCGTCAGCATCTGCAGCTGGATCTGCTGTGCGCGCACCAGGCTTTCGACGACGGCGGCCTGCCAGTCGAGGACCGGCTGGAAGCTGCCATAGGGGGTGTTCGAAAGGTCGGCAGCGGAGGCGAAGGTCATGGAGGTCTCCAGAGAGTTCGGATTGAAAGCGGTCGCTTGCAAGGCCGTCGCGCTTGCGCCGGGTCGAACCATCAAGCCTAGTGGATGCCCCCCGCGCCTTCAAGTCGGCGCAACGAGCACACGCTGCACCTTGCCACTGGCGCCGCGGCCTTCGCGCACGCCGCTCCGGCAGCGGATCTGCACACCGTCAGCGCCCATTCGCAGCAGGAAGGCCGACAGCGCGGTGCGGGCGCGGCGCAGGCTCGCATCCGCCGCCTGGCCTTGCATGCCGGTGCGCAGGAGCAGCTCGCAGGGCCCTTGCTGGACCAGTTGGAAGTCGAACAGGCCGGCATCGTCCTCCAGCACCGTGCACACCGCCAGCGGGGAGACGCGCACGGCGCGGCCGCCCGGGCGGCCGAGGCGCAGCGCATCGTCGTTGCGGCCTTCCACCTCGATGACTGGGAGGGCGGAGCCGCAGGGGCAGGGCTCGGCGCTCTGGCGCACCCGGTCACCGAGCTCGTAGCGAATCAGCGGCTGTACATGGTTGGCGAGATTGGTCAACAGCGTGTTGGCGCCGCGCTCCCCCGGCGGGACCGCGCGACCTTGCGCATCGACCGACTCGAGGATCGCCCAGTCGCTGTTGAGATGCAGCCGACCCTGCCGGCATTCGCTCGCCAGGGTCAGGAACTCCGAGGCACCGTAGCTGTTGACCACCGCGCAGCCCAACGCTTGTGCCACGAACCCGCGCCGAGTCGCCGACAGGTTCTCGCCGCCGGTCCATATCTCGCGCGGCACCGCGTGCAACCGGCCGGCCATGCGCTCTTCGGCCAGCAGCAGCGCAACGCTGGGGTAGGTGGCCACGACGGTCGGCCGCAGGTCATCGAGCTCGGCCGCCAGTGCCTCGGGAGGCTGCAGGAAGGAAATGCTGCGCAGGCTCAGCGAAAGGGCCGGGTTGAGCCGGCGCAGGCGCTCGATCGAGACCGTGCTGGCGAAATGCCCGCCGGTGGCACCGATGAAGGCCATGCGCTCGCCGAGCCCCCAAGGGTTCATCAGCCGCTCGATCGACCGTCCCGCCGGCCGCCGCAGGAATTCCAGGGCGTCGTAGACCGCCATCGCGTAGGTGTCCTGCACGAAGATGCCGGGCTCGCCGCTGCTGCCCGAGCTTTCCCAGACCACATAGCGTTCGGCAAAGGGGTCGGCGATGCGGGAGCGGTCGGCGGTGAAGCGCCGCAGTGCATCGAGGCGCAGCACCGGGTCGGCGACCCAGTCGTCGAAGGCGCCCATCAGCTCGGCCTTGCGCACGACCGGCAGCTCCTCCAGCCGCACGCGGGAGGTTTCGACACCCCGGAAACGTCGCCGGTAGAAGGCCGAGCCGCGAACCGCCGCGCGCAGAAGATCGGCCAAGCGCCGCGCCCGGAGATCGGCAAGCGCCTGCGCGCCGGCATGCGGTGTTGCAGCCGCATCGAGAGCGATGCGGGCGGTGAGCCAGGGGTCGAAGGGCGGCAGCATCACGGGCGGGACCAGAACCCGGCATGGTGGACTCAGCCGCTCAGCTTGCCAAGGCGTGGCGAAATACCATTCGGTGCGACGGACGAAACGCTCACCCGCGCCGCGTCAGCGCGATTCGCGGCGCGCCAGCAGCACGTTGCCGCCAGTGGTATTGAAAGAAATCGTCGGTGCGCTGAAGTCGCTCAACGGGGCGCCAAGGCCGATTTCTCCGCTGCCATGCAGCACGCATTCGTCGCGCCGCAACGCGATCTCGCCGCTGGCGCCCGCCGTGCCATGGAACCGGACCCAGGTCCCGTACGTGCTGATGTCGACCAGCACGCAGCTGCCCTGCCGCGCCTCGATGCGCGCATGCAGCCGCGACACGCGCGGGTCGTTGACCACGAACTGCGCCTCGTCCACCCTGCCCAGATGGATGGGCAAATCGGTGGCGCGGAACATCGAGCGCACGTCGAGCCAGGCGAGCTCGATCTGCCCGAACGAGGAATCCGCCGTGCGCGATGAAACGGCGAGCGTCGCCGGCATGGTGAGGAACTCGGTCACCTCGTCCTGCCAATCGATGCGGTGCACCACCGGCATCTCGTTCTTGCCGCGGATGTTGATCGGCCCGAGGCTTCGATGCCGAGCCTCGCCGCCTTGCAGCTGGTCGATGACCGACTCGGTGGCCCAGATCTGCCCAGGACCGGCCAAGTCACTGAGACGGGACGCGAGGTTGACGGCATCGCCATAGCAATCGCCATCCACCTCGACCACTTCGCCACTCGCCACACCGATCTGCAATTCCATGCGCAACGGTGCCGGCCAGGTCTGGAGCCGCTTCTGGTGATTGCGCTGCAGCTCGAGCACCGCCTTGGTGGCGCGCTGATGCCGTTCGTGAATATCGCAAACACGCCATCGCCCAGCGATTTGACGACACGGCCGCCATGCGCCTCGCAGACGCCGCCGATCCACTGGATGAGCCTGGTGACGGTTTCAGTCGCCCTGGCATTGCCCATGGCCTCGAAAACCCGCGTGCTTCCCGTCAGGTCAGCGAAAACGACAGTGGGATGGCCGGTCATCTGTGCAATTTTTGGTGGCTCACGCCGGACGATTATGGCAAAGCAAGCCGAGAACGCCCTCGCGGGGCGTTAAATCTGACGGCTGGCACGCAAAGCTGTTGCTTTTTCAATAAGAAACAAAGCTGAACAAAAGCACTTCAGGGAGAGTACAACTTAAGCATCAGTTCTTCTTCTAATGCTTGAAGATATTCGTGAAGTATGTTGTTTTTGAATATGAAATTATGCGCTCAGCCTTGTAAGACAGCACCCACAGGCTTAACGTTGTAATCCTCTAGGCTCTTGGCACTGCCTTTCTAATACCATGGCACTACAAAGTTTCTTCCGCTTGCTGTCGTTTCCGGCCCTCGGCCTGCGCCGATCGGCGGACCGCCAGTTGGGCCAGATCCGAAGTGCGATGCTGTCGCTGCTGCAGACCCATGGCGGCCATGCCGCCCAGCGGGTTGCCCAGCGCGTGCGCTTTGCCGGCGACCTCGAAGCACTCTGGTACCTCCGCCAGGATGTGCTGACGGCCCTGAGCGCGGTCGACGGCGAGGCCGAAGCCCGCCGCCGCATGCGCGAGATCAATCGCCTGTTCAAGGGGGGGCTGCCCGGCGCCATGGTGCCCCGGCCGCATCACCGCATTACGACCTGAAGCATTTCTTGCCCCAGGCGAAGCCGCTGCCTTGCAGCGGCTTTTTGCATTTTGGCGTCGCTCAGTGCGAGTGCGAGTGCCGGTGGCCCCACACCATGAAGACATCCCGGCCATCCGCCGCTACTTCCACCTTGGCGCCAACGGGCAGCAACACCTTGGTCGGAACATGGCCGAAAGGCAGTCCCGTGAGCACTGGCGCCTTGATCAGCGTGCGCAGGCGTGCAATCACCGTCTCCAGTCGGAAGCCCTTGTCGTGCGGCACGGTGCGTCCGCCGGTGAACTGGCCGAAGAGCACCGCCTTTTGCCGCGCCAGCACGCCGGCATGGCGCAATTGGTCGAGCATGCGTTCGACGCGGAAGGGATGCTCGTTCACGTCTTCGAAGAAGAGCACGCCTTTGTCCACGGCCGGAAAGTACGGGGTGCCTAGCAGGCTGACGAGCACGCAGAGGTTGCCACCCCACAGCGTCGCGCCGTGCAGCCCGTGGAAACCCGCCACAGCCTCGGTGTCGCGCTTGGGCACGCGCCAGCCAGTGCCTTCACCCTGCCCGTGCAGCAGGTCGTCGAAGCAGGCTTCCATGATCTCGTCGGCGCCGGCTTCGGCACCGAAGTCCTCGCCCACCGCGGGGCCTTGCCAGGTCACCGCGCCGGTCTTCGCCAGCAGCGCGTTCTGCAGCGCGGTGAAATCGCTCAGGCCGACGAACTCGGTGCCGCGCTCGATGGCCTTGGTGATCGCCTTGTACGGAATGGCATCGAGGATGCGCGTCAGTCCATAGCCGCCGCGCGAGATCAAGGCCACGTCGGCCCGGCTGGCAGCAGCGCGGGCGATGGCCGCCAACCGGGTCTCGTCGTCACCGGCAAAACGTTGGTGAGTGGCAAGCGCAGCCTCGTCGATTTCTACCTCGTGGCCCAGCGCCTGCAATCGCTTGATGCCGCGCCGGAAGGCGGCCTTGTCGCGCACGGCGCTGCACGGGGAATAGATATAGATGTGTTTGTTTTTCACGGGCCGAAGTATCCCATCGCCTCCTGCGCAAGCAGGGCTGCCTGCGCAGGGCCAGGACCGGAAACGCCCGCTGGAATGGGGCCGAGGGCGCGCAGGGCCGCCTCGTAGCCGCGATCGGGAAAGGGCGCGCGCCAGGCATCGGCTGCGGGCTCGCCCGCATCGGGCGCGATCAGCACCAGCGGAAAGCGCTCGGGCGCGGCGGCCGCGAGCAGGGATGCGAGCGGCGCAGCACCGGCGCTGTGCACCAGCGCGAGGGGGCCGGGCTGCAGC is drawn from Variovorax sp. PBS-H4 and contains these coding sequences:
- a CDS encoding LD-carboxypeptidase encodes the protein MKNKHIYIYSPCSAVRDKAAFRRGIKRLQALGHEVEIDEAALATHQRFAGDDETRLAAIARAAASRADVALISRGGYGLTRILDAIPYKAITKAIERGTEFVGLSDFTALQNALLAKTGAVTWQGPAVGEDFGAEAGADEIMEACFDDLLHGQGEGTGWRVPKRDTEAVAGFHGLHGATLWGGNLCVLVSLLGTPYFPAVDKGVLFFEDVNEHPFRVERMLDQLRHAGVLARQKAVLFGQFTGGRTVPHDKGFRLETVIARLRTLIKAPVLTGLPFGHVPTKVLLPVGAKVEVAADGRDVFMVWGHRHSHSH
- a CDS encoding phenylacetate--CoA ligase family protein, translating into MLPPFDPWLTARIALDAAATPHAGAQALADLRARRLADLLRAAVRGSAFYRRRFRGVETSRVRLEELPVVRKAELMGAFDDWVADPVLRLDALRRFTADRSRIADPFAERYVVWESSGSSGEPGIFVQDTYAMAVYDALEFLRRPAGRSIERLMNPWGLGERMAFIGATGGHFASTVSIERLRRLNPALSLSLRSISFLQPPEALAAELDDLRPTVVATYPSVALLLAEERMAGRLHAVPREIWTGGENLSATRRGFVAQALGCAVVNSYGASEFLTLASECRQGRLHLNSDWAILESVDAQGRAVPPGERGANTLLTNLANHVQPLIRYELGDRVRQSAEPCPCGSALPVIEVEGRNDDALRLGRPGGRAVRVSPLAVCTVLEDDAGLFDFQLVQQGPCELLLRTGMQGQAADASLRRARTALSAFLLRMGADGVQIRCRSGVREGRGASGKVQRVLVAPT